In Alteromonas naphthalenivorans, one DNA window encodes the following:
- a CDS encoding efflux RND transporter periplasmic adaptor subunit has translation MTTLTRFLAILSLTALVAACGSDDTDPGQQMHANAGIPVDVAPVVSQRLTEWDSFTGRLEAPQTVSLRPRVSGYIEFVAFEEGEYVEQGETLFLIDNRAFKAEVERLTAQLEEAKSRYDLSVQSYDRVVKLRKTQAVSQEVLDERLAGKNQAFASINQTKAALDVARLNRGFARVEAPISGRVSRANITEGNYVTAGQSELTSIVSTHQLYAYFDIDEQTYLNYVSSDGKADSAVNDQAVAMRLANEQDYGHWGQIDFVDNQVNGNTGTLRVRAVFNNENGRLMPGLFTHLKLAGDTNEQGILIKEKAIGTDLNNKFVLVVNTDNKVEYRAVTLGDKVGSMRIIQSGLVAGDTIVVDGLQRVRPGAVVAPNQVDMGDKEALASLQNWQARVDNVTNLANVDALTGSVAGTGIN, from the coding sequence ATGACGACTTTAACTCGATTTTTGGCAATTCTAAGCCTTACAGCACTTGTCGCCGCATGTGGTAGCGACGATACGGATCCTGGCCAGCAAATGCATGCGAATGCGGGCATTCCTGTAGATGTTGCGCCAGTGGTCTCGCAGCGTTTAACTGAGTGGGACAGTTTTACTGGCCGTTTAGAAGCGCCGCAAACGGTATCGCTTCGCCCACGTGTTTCAGGCTACATTGAATTTGTAGCGTTTGAAGAAGGCGAATATGTAGAGCAGGGCGAAACCTTATTCCTTATTGATAACCGCGCTTTTAAAGCAGAAGTTGAGCGTTTAACCGCGCAACTTGAAGAAGCAAAAAGCCGTTACGACTTATCTGTGCAAAGTTACGACAGAGTCGTAAAACTTCGTAAAACCCAAGCGGTTTCACAAGAGGTGCTAGATGAGCGTTTAGCGGGTAAGAATCAAGCTTTTGCTAGCATCAATCAAACGAAAGCGGCATTAGACGTTGCTCGTTTAAATCGCGGTTTTGCCCGTGTTGAAGCGCCAATCTCTGGCCGTGTGTCTCGGGCAAACATCACCGAAGGTAACTATGTAACGGCAGGACAGTCTGAGCTTACCAGCATCGTATCTACTCATCAGCTTTACGCTTACTTCGATATTGATGAGCAAACCTACCTAAATTACGTAAGTAGCGATGGTAAAGCAGATTCTGCGGTAAACGACCAAGCGGTGGCTATGCGTCTTGCCAATGAGCAAGACTATGGTCACTGGGGACAAATCGATTTTGTCGATAATCAAGTGAATGGCAATACGGGTACCCTTCGTGTTCGCGCGGTTTTCAACAACGAAAATGGCCGTTTAATGCCGGGTTTATTTACCCACTTGAAACTAGCGGGTGATACCAACGAGCAGGGCATTTTAATTAAAGAAAAAGCGATAGGTACCGACCTTAACAACAAATTTGTATTGGTGGTAAACACCGACAATAAAGTGGAATACCGCGCTGTTACCTTGGGTGACAAAGTAGGTAGCATGCGCATTATTCAAAGTGGCCTAGTAGCTGGCGACACCATTGTAGTTGATGGCCTTCAGCGCGTACGTCCAGGAGCTGTTGTTGCGCCAAACCAGGTTGATATGGGTGATAAAGAAGCACTAGCAAGCCTACAAAATTGGCAGGCACGTGTAGATAACGTAACAAATTTGGCTAACGTTGATGCGCTAACTGGTAGCGTTGCCGGTACTGGAATTAACTAA